The Pseudomonas allokribbensis genome has a window encoding:
- the aceF gene encoding dihydrolipoyllysine-residue acetyltransferase: MSELIRVPDIGSGEGEVIELFVKVGDRIEADQSILTLESDKASMEVPAPKAGVIKSLKVKLGDRLKEGDELLELEVEGAAQAAPAPAAAPAAKAEAKPAAAPAAAAPAAAPAAASVQQVHVPDIGSSGKAQIIEIQVKVGDKVEADQSLITLESDKASMEIPSPAAGVVKAISVKLNDEVGTGDLILDLEVAGAAAPAAAAPAQAAAPAAAAAPAPAAAPAAPVADSVQDIHVPDIGSAGKAKIIEVLVKAGDSVEADQSLITLESDKASMEIPSPAAGVVESISIKLDDEVGTGDLILKLKVKGAAPAAASAPAAAAPSAPAPAAAAPAAAAPAPAAAPVAAPAKPGAKVHAGPAVRQLAREFGVELSAVGASGPHGRILKEDVQTYVKAMMQKAKEAPAAAAGATGGAGIPPIPVVDFSRFGEIEEVPMTRLMQIGASSLHRSWLNIPHVTQFDSADITELEAFRIAQKAVAEKAGVKLTILPLLLKSCAHMLKELPDFNSSLAPSGKAIIRKKYVNIGFAVDTPDGLLVPVIKNVDQKSLLQLAAEAAALAAKARDKKLTADDMQGACFTISSLGHIGGTGFTPIVNAPEVAILGVSKATIQPVWDGKAFQPKLMLPLSLSYDHRVINGAAAARFTQRLSSLLADIRTILL, from the coding sequence GTGAGCGAACTCATTCGCGTACCTGACATCGGCAGCGGTGAAGGTGAAGTAATCGAACTGTTTGTGAAGGTCGGCGACCGTATCGAAGCCGACCAGAGCATCCTGACTCTGGAATCGGACAAGGCCAGCATGGAAGTGCCGGCCCCGAAGGCCGGGGTCATCAAGAGCCTGAAAGTGAAGCTGGGCGATCGCCTGAAAGAAGGCGACGAACTGCTGGAACTGGAAGTCGAGGGCGCCGCGCAAGCGGCCCCGGCGCCTGCCGCTGCTCCTGCTGCCAAGGCTGAAGCCAAACCGGCTGCCGCTCCTGCTGCTGCCGCGCCAGCCGCTGCGCCTGCTGCCGCTTCGGTTCAGCAAGTGCACGTGCCGGACATCGGTTCGTCGGGCAAGGCCCAGATCATCGAGATCCAGGTCAAGGTCGGCGACAAGGTCGAGGCTGATCAGTCGCTGATCACCCTGGAATCCGACAAGGCGAGCATGGAAATCCCGTCGCCTGCCGCTGGCGTGGTCAAGGCCATCAGCGTCAAGTTGAACGACGAAGTCGGCACTGGCGACCTGATCCTGGATCTGGAAGTGGCGGGTGCTGCGGCCCCTGCTGCGGCCGCTCCGGCCCAGGCTGCTGCTCCAGCCGCTGCCGCTGCGCCGGCTCCGGCCGCTGCACCTGCCGCACCGGTTGCCGACAGCGTTCAGGACATCCACGTTCCGGACATCGGTTCGGCCGGCAAAGCCAAGATCATCGAAGTGTTGGTCAAGGCTGGCGACAGCGTTGAAGCCGACCAGTCGCTGATCACTCTGGAATCCGACAAGGCGAGCATGGAAATCCCGTCGCCTGCCGCTGGCGTGGTGGAAAGCATTTCCATCAAGCTGGACGACGAAGTCGGCACTGGCGATCTGATCCTCAAGCTGAAAGTCAAAGGCGCCGCTCCGGCTGCTGCCTCGGCACCTGCCGCTGCCGCTCCGAGTGCTCCGGCGCCGGCCGCTGCTGCTCCGGCTGCCGCTGCACCTGCACCTGCTGCCGCTCCAGTTGCTGCTCCAGCCAAGCCTGGTGCGAAAGTTCACGCCGGCCCTGCCGTGCGTCAACTGGCTCGCGAATTCGGTGTCGAGCTGAGCGCTGTCGGCGCCAGCGGTCCGCACGGTCGCATCCTGAAAGAAGACGTGCAGACTTACGTCAAAGCCATGATGCAGAAGGCCAAGGAAGCTCCGGCCGCTGCTGCTGGCGCAACCGGTGGCGCGGGCATCCCGCCGATTCCGGTCGTCGACTTCAGCCGTTTCGGCGAAATCGAAGAAGTGCCGATGACTCGTCTGATGCAGATCGGCGCGTCGAGCCTGCACCGCAGCTGGCTGAACATCCCGCACGTGACTCAGTTCGATTCGGCTGATATCACCGAGCTGGAAGCGTTCCGTATCGCTCAGAAAGCCGTTGCAGAGAAGGCTGGCGTCAAGCTGACCATCCTGCCGCTGCTGCTCAAGTCCTGCGCGCACATGCTCAAGGAACTGCCGGACTTCAACAGTTCGCTGGCTCCAAGCGGCAAGGCGATCATCCGCAAGAAGTACGTGAACATCGGCTTCGCCGTCGACACCCCGGATGGCCTGCTGGTACCGGTCATCAAGAACGTCGACCAGAAGAGCCTGCTGCAACTGGCAGCCGAAGCCGCTGCGCTGGCCGCCAAGGCCCGCGACAAGAAGCTCACCGCTGACGACATGCAGGGCGCCTGCTTCACCATTTCCAGCCTCGGCCACATTGGCGGCACCGGCTTCACGCCGATCGTCAACGCGCCGGAAGTGGCGATCCTCGGTGTTTCCAAGGCAACCATCCAGCCAGTCTGGGACGGCAAAGCCTTCCAGCCGAAACTGATGCTGCCACTGTCGCTGTCCTACGATCACCGTGTGATCAATGGCGCCGCTGCTGCACGCTTCACCCAGCGTCTGAGCAGCCTGCTGGCGGACATCCGCACCATCCTGCTGTAA
- the msrA gene encoding peptide-methionine (S)-S-oxide reductase MsrA translates to MVLRSEILVNKNVLPTKEQALPGRETAMTLPENHFVFKDTPLLGPFFQDVDFAIFGLGCFWGAERRFWQREGVVSTVVGYAGGFTPNPTYEEVCSGLTGHSEVVLVVFDKDKVSYEELLAMFWELHNPTQGMRQGNDIGTQYRSVIYATHPEQLDAALKSKAVYQAELSKAGLGEISTEIEQAPTVYFAETYHQQYLAKNPEGYCGIGGTGVCMPPSLAGN, encoded by the coding sequence ATGGTTCTGCGCTCGGAAATTCTGGTGAACAAAAACGTGCTACCGACTAAAGAACAAGCTCTGCCTGGCCGCGAAACGGCAATGACCCTGCCTGAAAACCATTTCGTCTTCAAAGACACGCCGCTGCTTGGCCCGTTCTTTCAGGACGTCGATTTCGCGATTTTCGGACTGGGCTGTTTCTGGGGTGCGGAACGCCGCTTCTGGCAGCGTGAAGGCGTGGTCAGCACCGTGGTCGGTTACGCCGGCGGTTTCACGCCGAACCCGACCTACGAAGAAGTCTGCTCGGGCCTGACCGGTCATTCGGAAGTGGTGCTGGTGGTTTTCGACAAAGACAAAGTCAGCTACGAAGAGCTGCTGGCAATGTTCTGGGAATTACACAACCCGACGCAGGGCATGCGTCAGGGCAATGACATCGGCACCCAGTACCGTTCGGTAATCTATGCGACCCATCCGGAGCAACTGGATGCGGCGTTGAAGAGCAAAGCCGTTTATCAGGCTGAGCTGTCGAAGGCAGGTCTGGGTGAAATCAGCACCGAGATTGAACAGGCGCCGACCGTTTACTTTGCCGAGACCTATCACCAGCAGTATCTGGCGAAAAATCCGGAAGGCTACTGCGGGATTGGCGGCACGGGCGTTTGCATGCCACCGAGCCTGGCAGGTAACTAA
- a CDS encoding alkaline phosphatase D family protein, producing the protein MLKPTVGPIVGHTTTNQARIFIRGGLQHNTAVFAGIRYRILDSKQWQSGQFVKLDSTRDMTEVLVLDHLQADTDYEYQTGWFSPMSPVHTIHSVAELPLQWPRETYRLRTRSHRPLQPRAYILGSCRYLRLTAGIPSLPHLGDRIFASISQLIEGAQPAISAIMMCGDQIYADDLNLFAPDRDYDEFIEKYRVAFSLPNIRRLMSGTSTYMILDDHEIEDNWPMNASKSDKTLYRNAIAAYDIYQASHSPICATTTNGTIDRTTLKHYWYQFSDGDIEWFVTDSRTRRNLSSENRRILDEEQEQALCKWLVESPARVKFVVTSVMFYPDRKMNSDDAWAGFPEQRLRLLETIRRHRLKNVVLISGDVHGSLTSRLTHSEDQDFEVHTVVSSPLSNSKLLPYARASTFILDQPLARTDAGEYRHTLTSQVVSQDNFAHMVVEVEHIRVNYHDRDGKHLQSIDIPLR; encoded by the coding sequence ATGCTGAAACCTACTGTCGGCCCGATCGTTGGCCACACAACAACTAATCAGGCGCGGATCTTCATTCGCGGCGGACTGCAACATAACACGGCCGTATTTGCCGGCATTCGCTATCGGATATTGGATTCGAAACAATGGCAATCGGGCCAGTTTGTCAAACTGGATTCAACCCGCGACATGACTGAAGTGCTGGTACTCGATCACTTGCAAGCCGACACCGACTACGAATACCAGACCGGCTGGTTCAGCCCGATGAGTCCCGTCCACACCATCCACAGCGTGGCGGAGTTGCCGCTGCAATGGCCACGGGAGACGTATCGCCTGCGCACCCGCAGCCATCGGCCTTTGCAGCCTCGCGCCTACATCCTCGGTTCCTGCCGCTATCTGCGCCTGACCGCCGGCATCCCGTCGCTCCCGCATCTGGGCGACCGGATCTTCGCGTCCATCAGCCAGTTGATCGAGGGGGCACAACCGGCGATCAGTGCAATCATGATGTGTGGCGATCAGATCTACGCGGACGATCTGAACCTGTTCGCACCGGATCGCGACTACGACGAGTTCATTGAAAAGTATCGTGTAGCGTTTTCCCTGCCCAATATCCGACGACTGATGTCCGGCACTTCGACTTACATGATCCTTGATGATCACGAAATAGAAGACAACTGGCCAATGAATGCCAGCAAGTCCGATAAAACCCTGTATCGCAATGCAATAGCGGCTTACGATATTTATCAAGCAAGTCATAGCCCGATCTGCGCGACAACAACTAACGGCACAATTGATCGCACGACACTGAAGCACTACTGGTATCAATTCAGCGACGGCGATATCGAATGGTTTGTGACGGACAGTCGAACTCGCCGCAACTTGTCGAGCGAGAACCGCCGCATCCTCGATGAAGAACAGGAACAGGCCTTGTGCAAGTGGTTGGTCGAGAGCCCGGCGCGGGTCAAGTTCGTGGTCACCAGCGTCATGTTCTACCCCGACCGCAAAATGAACAGCGATGATGCCTGGGCGGGCTTCCCCGAACAGCGACTGCGCCTGCTGGAAACCATCCGCCGGCATCGGCTCAAAAACGTCGTGCTCATTTCCGGCGATGTGCATGGTTCGCTGACCAGTCGCCTGACCCACAGCGAAGACCAGGACTTTGAAGTACACACCGTCGTGTCCTCGCCGCTGAGCAACAGCAAACTGCTGCCCTATGCCAGGGCATCGACGTTCATTCTCGATCAGCCGCTGGCTCGCACAGACGCGGGAGAATACCGGCACACGCTAACCAGCCAAGTCGTCAGCCAGGACAATTTTGCCCACATGGTGGTCGAGGTCGAACACATCCGGGTCAACTACCACGACCGGGATGGCAAACACTTGCAATCAATCGACATTCCACTGCGCTGA
- a CDS encoding putative bifunctional diguanylate cyclase/phosphodiesterase: protein MKSQPDAASRMVAEVVTQLPVPSRLGMLRFERLNEASWAMLFLDPNCERQFGQPAVELCALVGSPYASLMEPEARYQLHDAIQQQLRDSPHYLVRYTLHTAAGALSILELGEAYKQHNRHLLRGYLLAVDDVFDEAPTLPSVDLETQNSRLQIALELNQRAQQEQLQHLERVRAQQDLILLLARQRYSSQNSLQEAAELITRCACDIYEIDCASLWNLEGQKLVPISAYHRATQEYILPEVIDVSGFPDYMDALHGSRAIDAHNAMRDPRTREMAEALRPRDVNAMLDASIRVDGQVVGVLCLEQTGVTRAWQSDEIAFAGELADQFAQVINNHNRRTATSALHLFQRAVEQSANAFLLVNCDGVVEYVNPSFTAITQYTTEEVHGQRLSELPALENLSELLFDAPSALAKSNSWQGEFKSRRKNLEPYWGQLSISKVYGDNRELTHYIGIYEDITQTKLAQQRIERLAYTDNLTNLGNRPAFIRNLDERFARDSDTPISLLLVDIDNFKRINDSLGHQTGDKLLISLARRLRNSLSPSGSLARFASNEFAVLLDNTDLEAGQQIASQLLLTLDKPMFVDNQLISVTGSVGLACAPLHGRDPQTLMRNAGLALHKAKANGKHQVQVFTEALNAEASYKLFVENNLRRALTQNELDVFYQPKLCLRSGRLLGMEALLRWNHPERGMIRPDQFISVAEETGLIIPIGKWIARQACRMSKALTAAGMGNLQVAINLSPKQFSDPDLVASIANILKEEALPANLLELELTEGLLLEATEDTHLQLDQLKRLGLTLAMDDFGTGYSSLSYLKKFPIDIIKIDRSFIHEIPDNQDDMEITSAVIAMAHNLKLKVVAEGIETAEQLAFLRRHRCDVGQGYLFDRPIPGGELIQALKRYPRGPLPL, encoded by the coding sequence ATGAAGAGCCAACCCGATGCCGCCAGCCGTATGGTGGCCGAGGTAGTGACGCAGTTGCCTGTGCCCTCGCGGCTCGGCATGCTGCGTTTCGAGCGCCTGAATGAAGCCAGCTGGGCGATGCTGTTTCTCGATCCCAACTGTGAACGCCAGTTCGGCCAGCCTGCCGTCGAACTCTGCGCTTTGGTCGGTTCACCCTACGCCAGCCTGATGGAGCCCGAAGCGCGCTATCAGTTGCACGATGCGATCCAGCAACAACTGCGCGACAGCCCGCATTATCTGGTGCGCTATACCCTGCACACCGCCGCCGGGGCGCTGAGCATTCTTGAACTGGGTGAAGCCTACAAACAGCACAACCGTCACCTGCTGCGCGGTTACCTGCTGGCGGTCGATGATGTGTTCGACGAAGCGCCGACGCTGCCGTCCGTCGACCTGGAAACCCAGAACTCGCGCCTGCAAATCGCCCTTGAACTCAATCAGCGTGCCCAGCAGGAACAACTGCAGCATCTGGAGCGGGTGCGCGCCCAGCAGGACCTGATCCTGTTGCTGGCCCGCCAGCGCTACAGCAGCCAGAACTCCCTGCAAGAAGCCGCCGAGCTGATTACCCGCTGCGCCTGCGATATCTATGAAATCGACTGCGCCAGCCTGTGGAACCTCGAAGGCCAGAAGCTGGTACCGATTTCCGCCTACCACCGCGCCACCCAGGAATACATTCTGCCGGAGGTGATCGACGTCAGCGGCTTCCCCGATTACATGGACGCCCTGCACGGCAGCCGCGCCATCGACGCGCACAACGCGATGCGCGACCCACGTACCCGGGAAATGGCCGAAGCCCTGCGTCCGCGTGACGTCAACGCCATGCTCGACGCCAGCATCCGTGTCGACGGCCAGGTGGTCGGCGTGCTGTGCCTGGAGCAGACCGGCGTCACCCGCGCCTGGCAGTCCGACGAAATCGCCTTTGCCGGTGAACTGGCCGACCAGTTCGCCCAGGTCATCAACAATCACAACCGCCGTACCGCCACCAGCGCCCTGCATCTGTTCCAGCGTGCGGTCGAGCAAAGTGCCAACGCCTTTTTGCTGGTCAATTGCGACGGCGTGGTCGAATACGTCAACCCGAGCTTCACCGCCATCACCCAGTACACCACCGAGGAAGTCCACGGCCAGCGCCTGTCAGAGCTGCCGGCCCTGGAAAACCTCAGCGAGCTGTTGTTCGACGCACCCTCGGCGCTGGCCAAGAGCAACAGCTGGCAGGGCGAATTCAAGAGCCGCCGCAAAAACCTCGAACCCTACTGGGGCCAGTTGTCGATTTCCAAGGTCTACGGCGACAACCGTGAGCTGACGCACTACATCGGCATCTACGAAGACATCACCCAGACCAAACTGGCGCAGCAGCGCATCGAGCGTCTGGCCTACACCGACAACCTGACCAACCTCGGCAACCGGCCTGCATTTATCCGCAATCTGGATGAGCGCTTCGCCCGAGACAGCGATACCCCGATCAGCCTGCTGCTGGTGGACATCGACAACTTCAAGCGGATCAACGACAGCCTCGGCCACCAGACCGGCGACAAACTGTTGATCAGCCTGGCCCGGCGTCTGCGCAACAGCCTGAGCCCGAGCGGTAGTCTGGCGCGGTTCGCCAGTAACGAATTCGCGGTGTTGCTCGACAACACCGACCTTGAGGCCGGCCAACAGATCGCCAGCCAGTTGCTGCTGACCCTCGACAAACCGATGTTCGTCGACAACCAGTTGATCAGCGTCACCGGTTCCGTGGGCCTGGCCTGCGCGCCGCTGCACGGCCGCGACCCGCAGACCCTGATGCGCAACGCCGGCCTCGCCCTGCACAAGGCCAAGGCCAACGGCAAACATCAGGTGCAGGTGTTCACCGAGGCGCTGAACGCCGAGGCCAGCTACAAGCTGTTCGTCGAGAACAACCTGCGCCGCGCCCTGACCCAGAACGAGCTGGACGTGTTCTACCAGCCGAAGCTGTGCCTGCGCAGCGGCCGGTTGCTGGGCATGGAAGCGCTGCTGCGCTGGAACCACCCGGAACGCGGCATGATCCGCCCGGACCAGTTCATCAGCGTGGCCGAGGAAACCGGCCTGATCATTCCGATCGGCAAGTGGATCGCCCGCCAGGCCTGCCGCATGAGCAAAGCGCTGACCGCTGCGGGCATGGGCAACCTGCAAGTGGCGATCAACCTGTCGCCCAAACAGTTTTCCGACCCGGATCTGGTGGCTTCCATCGCCAACATCCTCAAGGAAGAAGCGCTGCCGGCCAATCTGCTGGAGCTGGAGCTGACCGAAGGCCTGCTGCTGGAAGCCACCGAAGACACCCACTTGCAGCTCGACCAGCTCAAGCGCCTGGGCCTGACCCTGGCCATGGACGACTTCGGCACCGGTTACTCGTCGCTCAGCTACCTGAAAAAATTCCCGATCGACATCATCAAGATCGATCGCAGCTTCATCCACGAAATCCCGGACAACCAGGACGACATGGAAATCACCTCCGCCGTGATCGCCATGGCCCACAACCTGAAACTCAAGGTCGTGGCCGAAGGCATCGAGACCGCCGAGCAGCTGGCGTTCCTGCGCCGTCACCGCTGCGACGTCGGCCAGGGTTACCTGTTCGACCGGCCGATTCCGGGCGGCGAGCTGATTCAGGCGCTCAAGCGCTACCCGCGCGGCCCTCTCCCTCTGTAA